In one window of Streptomyces roseofulvus DNA:
- the rimI gene encoding ribosomal protein S18-alanine N-acetyltransferase produces MRWWDLPQVLALEADLFPEDAWSEGMFWSELAHARGPAATRRYVVAETPAGKLAGYAGLAAAGGLGDVQTIAVAREQWGTGLGARLLTDLLQHATAFECDEVLLEVRVDNTRAQRLYERFGFEPIGFRRGYYQPGNVDALVMRLTVQGTGTDI; encoded by the coding sequence ATGCGCTGGTGGGACCTGCCGCAGGTGCTCGCCCTGGAGGCCGACCTCTTCCCCGAGGACGCCTGGTCGGAGGGGATGTTCTGGTCCGAGCTGGCGCACGCGCGCGGGCCCGCGGCCACCCGGCGGTACGTCGTCGCCGAGACGCCCGCCGGAAAGCTGGCCGGGTACGCGGGCCTGGCGGCGGCCGGCGGCCTCGGGGACGTGCAGACCATCGCCGTCGCCCGCGAGCAGTGGGGCACCGGGCTCGGAGCCCGGCTCCTCACCGACCTCCTCCAGCACGCCACCGCCTTCGAGTGCGACGAGGTCCTGCTCGAAGTGCGCGTGGACAACACCCGGGCGCAGCGGCTGTACGAGCGCTTCGGCTTCGAGCCCATCGGCTTCCGGCGCGGCTACTACCAGCCGGGCAACGTCGACGCGCTCGTGATGCGACTGACTGTTCAAGGAACTGGGACCGATATCTGA
- the tsaB gene encoding tRNA (adenosine(37)-N6)-threonylcarbamoyltransferase complex dimerization subunit type 1 TsaB: MLLLAMDTATPAVTVALHDGTSVVAESTGVDARRHGELLLPAVDRVLKEAGTALDAVTGIVVGVGPGPYTGLRVGLVTATTFASALGGVPVHGLCTLDGLAYASGIEGPFAVATDARRKEVYWARYDDARTRVTDASVDRPADIADRLAGLPVVGVGALLYPDAFPDARGPEHQSAAALAALAAERIAAGGDGFLDPLPMYLRRPDAQVPKNYKVVTPQ, translated from the coding sequence GTGCTGTTGCTCGCCATGGATACCGCCACCCCCGCCGTCACCGTCGCCCTCCACGACGGCACGTCCGTCGTCGCCGAGTCGACCGGCGTCGACGCCCGCCGCCACGGGGAGCTGCTGCTCCCCGCCGTCGACCGGGTCCTCAAGGAGGCCGGGACCGCGCTCGACGCGGTGACCGGGATCGTCGTCGGGGTCGGCCCGGGCCCCTACACCGGCCTCCGGGTCGGGCTCGTCACCGCCACGACCTTCGCGTCCGCGCTCGGCGGCGTCCCCGTGCACGGCCTGTGCACCCTGGACGGCCTCGCGTACGCCTCCGGCATCGAGGGCCCCTTCGCCGTGGCGACGGACGCCCGCCGCAAGGAGGTCTACTGGGCGCGGTACGACGACGCCCGCACCCGGGTCACCGACGCCTCCGTCGACCGGCCCGCCGACATCGCCGACCGGCTCGCCGGACTCCCCGTCGTCGGCGTCGGCGCCCTGCTCTACCCGGACGCCTTCCCCGACGCCCGCGGCCCCGAGCACCAGTCCGCCGCCGCGCTCGCCGCCCTCGCGGCCGAGCGGATCGCGGCCGGCGGAGACGGCTTCCTCGACCCCCTCCCGATGTACCTGCGGCGGCCCGACGCGCAGGTGCCGAAGAACTACAAGGTGGTCACGCCCCAGTGA
- a CDS encoding alpha/beta hydrolase: protein MGETSGGGGWRRAGIVGAAIGVLAAGAAAGVAVERLTVGRSVRQKARLALDATGPYGTLRGTPGRALADDGTVLAYEVDEVDETDETDDVDGAGGAASSPVTVVFSHGFCLSQDSWHYQRAALRGRVRAVYWDQRGHGRSARGAGEPVTIERLGRDLKAVVDAAAPEGPLVLVGHSMGGMTVMALADRHPELIRDRVAGVAFVGTSPGRLEEVSYGLPLAGVNAVRRVLPGVLRALGSQAELVEKGRRATADLFAGLVKKYSFASQDVDPAVVRFAERMIESVPVDVVAQFYPAFGAHDKLAALAAFRGLPALALAGEQDLVTPASHTEAIAAELPGGELVVVPDAGHLVMLERPDAVTDALTALLARAGEGPDNG from the coding sequence GTGGGGGAGACGAGCGGGGGCGGGGGCTGGCGGCGCGCGGGGATCGTCGGCGCCGCGATAGGCGTGCTGGCCGCCGGCGCGGCGGCCGGAGTGGCGGTCGAACGGCTCACGGTGGGCCGCTCGGTACGCCAGAAGGCCCGGCTCGCCCTGGACGCCACCGGCCCGTACGGCACCCTCCGCGGCACCCCCGGCCGGGCGCTCGCCGACGACGGCACCGTCCTCGCGTACGAGGTCGACGAGGTCGACGAGACCGACGAGACCGACGACGTCGACGGGGCCGGCGGGGCCGCGTCGAGTCCGGTCACCGTCGTCTTCTCGCACGGCTTCTGCCTGAGCCAGGACTCCTGGCACTACCAGCGCGCCGCCCTGCGCGGCCGGGTCCGGGCCGTCTACTGGGACCAGCGCGGACACGGCCGCTCCGCTCGCGGCGCGGGCGAGCCGGTCACCATCGAGCGGTTGGGCCGCGATCTGAAGGCCGTCGTCGACGCCGCCGCGCCCGAGGGGCCGCTCGTCCTCGTCGGGCACTCGATGGGCGGCATGACCGTCATGGCGCTGGCCGACCGCCACCCCGAGCTGATCCGGGACCGGGTCGCCGGTGTCGCCTTCGTCGGCACCTCCCCGGGCCGCCTGGAGGAGGTCTCGTACGGGCTGCCGCTGGCCGGCGTCAACGCGGTCCGGCGGGTCCTGCCGGGGGTGCTGCGGGCCCTCGGCTCCCAGGCCGAGCTGGTCGAGAAGGGGCGCCGGGCCACCGCCGACCTCTTCGCCGGTCTGGTGAAGAAGTACTCCTTCGCCTCGCAGGACGTGGACCCGGCCGTCGTCCGCTTCGCCGAGCGGATGATCGAGTCCGTCCCGGTCGACGTGGTCGCGCAGTTCTACCCGGCCTTCGGCGCGCACGACAAGCTCGCCGCCCTCGCCGCCTTCCGCGGCCTGCCCGCGCTGGCCCTCGCCGGCGAGCAGGACCTCGTCACGCCCGCCTCGCACACCGAGGCCATCGCCGCCGAGCTGCCCGGCGGCGAACTGGTCGTCGTCCCCGACGCCGGCCACCTGGTGATGCTGGAGCGCCCCGACGCCGTCACCGACGCGCTGACCGCCCTGCTGGCCAGGGCCGGGGAGGGTCCGGACAACGGATAG
- the tsaD gene encoding tRNA (adenosine(37)-N6)-threonylcarbamoyltransferase complex transferase subunit TsaD yields the protein MAADEPLVLGIETSCDETGVGIVHGTTLLADAVASSVDTHARFGGVVPEIASRAHLEAMVPTIERALKTAGVSPKDLDGIAVTAGPGLAGALLVGVSAAKAYAYALGKPLYGVNHLASHICVDQLEHGKLPEPTMALLVSGGHSSLLLSTDITSDVRPMGATIDDAAGEAFDKIARVLDLGFPGGPVIDRLAKEGDPAAIAFPRGLSGAKDPAYDFSFSGLKTAVARWIEAKRAAGEEVPVRDVAASFQEAVVDVLTRKAVRACKDEGVDHLMIGGGVAANSRLRALAEERCERAGIRLRVPRPGLCTDNGAMVAALGSEMVARGRAASDLELSADSSLPVTDPHVPGHSHDHDHDHVHEISKENLYS from the coding sequence ATGGCTGCTGACGAACCCCTCGTGCTCGGCATCGAGACCTCCTGCGACGAGACCGGCGTCGGCATCGTGCACGGCACCACCCTGCTCGCCGACGCGGTGGCCTCCAGCGTCGACACCCACGCCCGCTTCGGCGGCGTCGTGCCCGAGATCGCCTCCCGGGCCCACCTGGAGGCGATGGTCCCGACGATCGAACGGGCCCTGAAGACGGCCGGCGTCTCCCCGAAGGACCTCGACGGCATCGCCGTCACCGCCGGCCCCGGCCTGGCGGGCGCCCTGCTCGTCGGCGTCTCGGCCGCCAAGGCGTACGCCTACGCCCTCGGCAAGCCGCTGTACGGCGTCAACCACCTGGCCTCGCACATCTGCGTCGACCAGCTGGAGCACGGGAAGCTGCCCGAGCCGACGATGGCGCTGCTGGTCTCCGGCGGGCACTCCTCGCTGCTGCTCTCCACCGACATCACCTCCGACGTGCGGCCGATGGGCGCCACCATCGACGACGCCGCCGGCGAGGCGTTCGACAAGATCGCCCGGGTCCTCGACCTCGGCTTCCCCGGCGGCCCGGTCATCGACCGGCTCGCGAAGGAGGGCGACCCGGCCGCCATCGCGTTCCCGCGCGGCCTGAGCGGCGCCAAGGACCCGGCGTACGACTTCTCCTTCTCCGGCCTCAAGACCGCCGTGGCCCGCTGGATCGAGGCCAAGCGGGCGGCCGGCGAGGAGGTGCCGGTCCGTGACGTGGCCGCCTCCTTCCAGGAGGCCGTCGTCGACGTCCTCACCCGCAAGGCCGTCCGGGCCTGCAAGGACGAGGGCGTCGACCACCTGATGATCGGCGGCGGCGTCGCCGCCAACTCGCGGCTCCGGGCCCTCGCCGAGGAGCGCTGCGAGCGGGCCGGCATCCGGCTCCGGGTGCCCCGGCCCGGTCTGTGCACCGACAACGGCGCCATGGTGGCCGCGCTCGGCTCCGAGATGGTCGCCCGGGGCAGGGCCGCCTCCGACCTGGAGCTGTCGGCGGACTCGTCGCTCCCGGTGACCGACCCCCACGTCCCCGGCCACAGCCACGACCACGACCACGACCACGTGCACGAGATCAGCAAGGAGAACCTGTACTCGTGA
- the tsaE gene encoding tRNA (adenosine(37)-N6)-threonylcarbamoyltransferase complex ATPase subunit type 1 TsaE has protein sequence MEAAHPPVSGATLSVDSPEQMREVGRRLAKLLRAGDLVMLTGELGAGKTTLTRGLGEGLGVRGAVTSPTFVIARVHPSLTGGPALVHVDAYRLGGGLDEMEDLDLDVSLPESVVVVEWGDGKVEELTDDRLHVLIHRVTGDTDDDRRTVVLRGIGGRWADEDLALL, from the coding sequence ATGGAAGCAGCGCACCCGCCCGTCTCCGGCGCCACCCTCTCCGTCGACTCCCCCGAGCAGATGCGGGAGGTCGGCCGCAGGCTCGCGAAACTCCTGCGGGCCGGCGACCTCGTCATGCTCACCGGCGAGCTGGGCGCCGGGAAGACCACACTGACCCGCGGCCTCGGCGAGGGCCTGGGCGTGCGCGGCGCGGTCACCTCGCCCACCTTCGTGATCGCCCGCGTCCACCCGTCGCTGACCGGCGGCCCGGCCCTGGTGCACGTGGACGCCTATCGGCTCGGCGGCGGCCTCGACGAGATGGAGGACCTGGACCTCGACGTCTCGCTGCCCGAGTCCGTGGTGGTCGTGGAGTGGGGCGACGGCAAGGTCGAGGAGCTGACCGACGACCGGCTGCACGTGCTCATCCACCGGGTCACCGGCGACACCGACGACGACCGGCGCACCGTGGTGCTGCGCGGCATCGGCGGCCGCTGGGCCGACGAGGACCTCGCGCTGCTCTGA
- the alr gene encoding alanine racemase, whose amino-acid sequence MTETALPPRRARAEIDLGALRANVRALRARVAPHVRVMAVVKADAYGHGAERCARAALDAGADWLGTATPQEALALRAAGITGVPVLCWLWTPGDPWDEGIEAGLDMAVSGRWALDEVTAAARRTGGTARIQLKADTGLGRNGCQPADWPALVAEALKAEKAGLVKVTGLWSHFACADEPNHPSIAAQLEVFRSMLDYAEKAGVEPEVRHIANSPATLTLPEAHFDLVRPGIAMYGVSPAPELGTSAELGLRPVMSLKASVALVKEVPPGHGVSYGHHYVTGGETTLGLIPVGYADGVPRHASGRGPVLVDGTVRTVAGRVAMDQFVVDLGGDRPAPGTEAVLFGSGEHGEPTAQDWAEAADTIAYEIVTRIGARVPRVYLGE is encoded by the coding sequence ATGACTGAGACAGCACTCCCGCCCCGACGGGCCCGCGCCGAGATCGACCTCGGGGCGCTGCGCGCCAACGTCCGCGCGCTGCGCGCCCGCGTCGCCCCCCACGTCCGCGTCATGGCCGTGGTCAAGGCCGACGCGTACGGACACGGCGCCGAGCGCTGCGCCCGCGCCGCCCTCGACGCGGGCGCGGACTGGCTCGGCACGGCCACCCCGCAGGAGGCGCTGGCCCTGCGCGCCGCCGGGATCACCGGCGTCCCGGTCCTCTGCTGGCTGTGGACGCCCGGCGACCCGTGGGACGAGGGCATCGAGGCCGGGCTCGACATGGCGGTCAGCGGCCGGTGGGCCCTCGACGAGGTCACCGCCGCCGCCCGCCGCACCGGCGGCACCGCCCGCATCCAGCTCAAGGCCGACACCGGCCTCGGCCGCAACGGCTGCCAGCCGGCCGACTGGCCCGCGCTGGTCGCCGAGGCCCTGAAGGCGGAGAAGGCGGGCCTCGTCAAGGTCACCGGCCTCTGGTCCCACTTCGCCTGCGCGGACGAACCCAACCACCCGTCGATCGCCGCCCAGCTGGAGGTCTTCCGCTCGATGCTCGACTACGCCGAGAAGGCCGGCGTCGAGCCCGAGGTCCGGCACATCGCCAACTCGCCCGCCACGCTCACCCTGCCCGAGGCCCACTTCGACCTGGTCCGCCCCGGCATCGCGATGTACGGCGTCTCGCCCGCGCCCGAGCTCGGCACCTCCGCCGAGCTCGGCCTGCGCCCGGTGATGTCGCTGAAGGCGAGCGTCGCCCTGGTGAAGGAGGTCCCGCCCGGCCACGGCGTCTCCTACGGGCACCACTACGTCACCGGCGGCGAGACCACCCTCGGCCTGATCCCGGTGGGCTACGCCGACGGCGTCCCCCGGCACGCCTCGGGGCGCGGCCCGGTCCTGGTCGACGGCACGGTCCGCACGGTCGCCGGGCGGGTCGCCATGGACCAGTTCGTGGTGGACCTCGGCGGCGACCGGCCCGCCCCCGGCACCGAGGCCGTCCTCTTCGGCTCCGGCGAGCACGGTGAGCCGACGGCCCAGGACTGGGCGGAGGCCGCCGACACCATCGCGTACGAGATCGTGACCCGGATCGGTGCGCGGGTGCCCCGCGTGTACCTGGGGGAGTAG